GAAATTTCTCGAGCCGAGCCTGCTTCTGGACGACGGCGTAAAGCATAAAGTGAACGACCACGGATAATTTGACCACGCGCGATAGTGGCTTCTTTTTAGATACACACTGTCTTACGAAACGCGTGGTCGTCAGTATCGCTCGTTGCACGCGGAGTGGATACTGTGATTTCGTATACTTGTCTGAAACGTACATGTGATTGcgtcagaattttttttcaataaaagtgAATAAAACCACACGATGGCGACGGAAAATGTCGCCGGGACAATCAGCGCGGAGATGCCCCACGTGTCGAAGGAGAACAGCCGCGCCATGGGAAACGTCAAGGACGGCGTGATCGATTTCATTGCCGGCTCGCTTGGTAATAATGTCCAGAATAATCGCATTTTTATACACGGTATCCTTCTGTTTACACATTTACGAacaatcgtatatatattgtagaacGCGCGGATGAAGGCCAAAATCACGTACGTCGAGTATGCAACGGAAATTATCCAACTCGTAGGGTGTATCGAGATTTTAATCGTCGCCTTAGCGCACATTATAAGAAAAAGTTTCTGAGAGAAAATCGCGACGGTGTTTGCTGAATCGATCTATATAGAATTAcaaagcataaaaaaataaaaagttgcagagtatacaaaaaattacaaaaatcaaagataattTCAATGCGTCAAAGTATTATcatcgtaaaataatattgtttattgtttagattttatatctccgctatattataatatatatttttaaattatatataaaacaaaatattatttacatttattatcataatatattgcaaataattcaTCTtggaatttacattttaaataaaatttcaattatattattgcattcaTTGTGcctgttatacatatacacatacacacatgcatgtacagaaaaagagagagagagagagagagagagagagaaaatgaaagaagagtgaaagagaaagaatgtgtgtgtatttatatacatataaatatataattttatatataaattatatataattgttactattatataataaaaatctattaaaaaattattttattttatacatatttttatatatatataaatttgtatgtaaGATAACACGTTTCGAGATTACTGTCTCGTAATGTTATCTTTCACACAAGTGTAATCAACTGATAAATCCGAATTCATAATCGATCAAACTAATGCCCCTGAGATCatgtcttttataaaaaaagaagaaataaatagagagaaagataacAAAAGTTCTTTGTATTTAtgggaaaaatatatctctcacacacatttttataacgaTTTGCTTACAAATTATAACATGGATATTCAATATGCGATAAGAGTTGCAAATTTACTGCAAGCTGATATAGCAGCTTATTAAAcctgattttaatatttgacattcTTTTGTCAAGTGTTTATACTTGTTGGTTTAAACTAGTTTGATAGATaagcttatattttattataatatcgtcACATGTAAAATTTCCTATACGCGTTTTCATGTCGTAAATTgagtaataaatacattttttaacagGCGGTGTAGCACTCGTCTATGTAGGTCAACCACTGGACACGGTAAAGGTGAAGATGCAGACCTTTCCGTCTTTATATAAAGGAACGGTGAATTGCTTCTTGCGTACCTTAAGGACAGACGGTATCGCGAGGGGTTTGTACGCTGGGACAATCCCGGCGGTGGCCGCCAACGTCGCCGAGAATTCGGTATTGTTCGCAGCATACGGCGGCTGTCAGAAAGCGATCGTTCATTTATTAGGTAAATCGTAAACCACATTAATTtatgattgaaataatttccgataaaaatttttttcgacaaGCAAAGCTATACGTGTACCACccaatataatgtaatatgtaaatatataaaaaaaatatagtcacTGTTTTTAagcaaatgattaattttctcttacaGGTGCACAGAGCGTAAAAGAACTGAGTTCCTTCAGTAACGCTTGCGCCGGCTTCTTTGCCGCGTTTTTCTCCTCGCTTACGCTATGTCCGACCGAGTTGATAAAATGCAAGTTACAGGCGATGAAGGAAGTCGAACAGATGCACACAGCTAACAAATCCACGGTGAATAGCATCCGATGGCGGTAGTTTTTAATTGTAACCTTACGGGTAGTAATTTTAAGTGACATCGTCGTTATTCTCATTGTTTCTCAGAGACCTCGCTTAGGACCGTGGAATCTGACGAGACAGATTTTTAGGGAGCAAGGTGTAAGAGGCCTGTTTACAGGTCTGTCGTCAACGATAGCCCGAGAGATGCCAGgctatttcttcttttttggcGGTTACGAGGCTACGAGGGAGCTGCTGACGACAAAAGGTCAGAAGCGGGACGATATCGGTTGGCAGAAAACGATGGTGGCCGGCGCGGTGGGCGGCACGATGCTCTGGCTAGTGATATTTCCTGCTGATGTGGTTAAAAGCAGAATACAGGTTCGTCTTTATCGTTGGAAAAACATAACCGTAATGATGTTGAATGTCTgttgagtttaaaaaaatgtagtttaattttcatattttcttttaattaggtgcaaaatttgaaaacacCCGCCTTGATAGTCTTCAAGGATATTTTGCGGCAAGAAGGCATTGGGGCGTTGTACAATGGATTGATACCGACTTTAATAAGAACGGTACCAGCAACCGCGACACTGTTCATCACCGTTGAATATACGAAGAAACttatgtacaattatttttgaaatcggTTTCAGTATTCTCATGTGCCTGTCAAATCTTTTAATCctaggaaaatatttcttctaaacACTCCAATTGTATGTTACACAAGCTCTACATTGCCTAGCTATctgtaaatattagaaaatgaatgtaatatgtttaatgtatataataagagaaattgttattaacgttttttaatgtttaataaaaactatatttccAACAACCATCTCTCTCcacgttatttatatatctttctgtatgtaattaaaatatttacacaatcGTATTATATTCCAAAGAATTTGTAGCAAAGAGGCAGtctaaattatgtaattattttctccTAATTGTATACAACCTGGATTGTGACAGATCgttcaattaatatacaacTATTTTTACGTGTAAATCATTACAAAGAaactaaatgaaaatattgaaaaccagtgatttata
This sequence is a window from Anoplolepis gracilipes chromosome 10, ASM4749672v1, whole genome shotgun sequence. Protein-coding genes within it:
- the LOC140669978 gene encoding mitochondrial ornithine transporter 1 isoform X1, whose amino-acid sequence is MATENVAGTISAEMPHVSKENSRAMGNVKDGVIDFIAGSLGGVALVYVGQPLDTVKVKMQTFPSLYKGTVNCFLRTLRTDGIARGLYAGTIPAVAANVAENSVLFAAYGGCQKAIVHLLGAQSVKELSSFSNACAGFFAAFFSSLTLCPTELIKCKLQAMKEVEQMHTANKSTRPRLGPWNLTRQIFREQGVRGLFTGLSSTIAREMPGYFFFFGGYEATRELLTTKGQKRDDIGWQKTMVAGAVGGTMLWLVIFPADVVKSRIQVQNLKTPALIVFKDILRQEGIGALYNGLIPTLIRTVPATATLFITVEYTKKLMYNYF
- the LOC140669978 gene encoding mitochondrial ornithine transporter 1 isoform X2 produces the protein MQTFPSLYKGTVNCFLRTLRTDGIARGLYAGTIPAVAANVAENSVLFAAYGGCQKAIVHLLGAQSVKELSSFSNACAGFFAAFFSSLTLCPTELIKCKLQAMKEVEQMHTANKSTRPRLGPWNLTRQIFREQGVRGLFTGLSSTIAREMPGYFFFFGGYEATRELLTTKGQKRDDIGWQKTMVAGAVGGTMLWLVIFPADVVKSRIQVQNLKTPALIVFKDILRQEGIGALYNGLIPTLIRTVPATATLFITVEYTKKLMYNYF